From the Syngnathoides biaculeatus isolate LvHL_M chromosome 10, ASM1980259v1, whole genome shotgun sequence genome, one window contains:
- the LOC133507404 gene encoding zinc finger protein 385A-like isoform X2, with amino-acid sequence MKPFLQFPLESPHPATLGLFHNFNTMDPVQKAVMTHTFGHPMVKTKRPIISCNVCQIRFNSESQAEAHYKGNRHARRVKGIETSKTARLQDGDKQHPPPTTSPSPSGPSPSNLDPDPNKQDDTQSCPTSESPLIPNQITTPTVSSAEAECPFLASAGAPLPSSPLPAGIVNTPPADSAGAVLPDTPSPAPSPPSGESEEEKAKKLLYCSLCKVAVNSLSQLEAHNKGTKHKTILEARSGLGPIKAYPRLSLKGSPEELSSDPNTQERTFHCEICNVRVNSEMQLKQHISSRRHRDGVAGKPNPLLSRHKKRVDFMELPKTLGAGLLPNPLAVAAAMAAAASSNQLALRPPGPPTHPHPHHHLLQGAPLGLLRPAPGPIRTTHGPILFTPY; translated from the exons ATGAAGCCCTTCCTACAATTCCCCCTGGAATCACCGCACCCTGCAACCTTGGGTCTCTTCCACAACTTTAATACA ATGGACCCTGTGCAGAAGGCCGTCATGACGCACACTTTCGGGCATCCCATGGTGAAAACAAAGCGCCCCATCATCTCCTGCAATGTCTGTCAAATACGTTTCAACTCCGAG AGCCAAGCAGAGGCACACTATAAGGGCAACCGGCACGCTCGCAGAGTTAAGGGCATTGAGACGTCAAAGACAGCTCGTCTTCAAGATGGCGACAAGCAGCACCCTCCCCCCACAACTTCACCCTCCCCATCAGGCCCCTCACCATCCAACCTGGATCCTGATCCGAATAAGCAGG ATGACACCCAATCCTGTCCCACCTCTGAATCACCTTTGATCCCGAACCAAATCACAACACCCACAGTGAGCTCAGCGGAAGCAGAGTGTCCCTTCTTGGCATCTGCGGGCGCACCTTTGCCGTCCTCCCCCTTGCCGGCCGGCATCGTCAACACGCCGCCTGCAGACTCGGCAGGAGCGGTCCTTCCTGATACCCCGTCTCCGGCTCCCAGCCCTCCCTCTGGGGAGTCTGAGGAAGAGAAAGCCAAGAAGCTTCTCTACTGCTCCTTATGTAAAGTTGCAGTTAATTCCCTCTCACAGCTGGAGGCCCATAACAAAG gtacaaaacacaaaacaatcctGGAGGCACGGAGTGGACTGGGGCCTATTAAAGCCTACCCACGTCTAAGTCTGAAAGGCAGCCCCGAGGAGCTGTCATCTGACCCCAACACTCAGGAACGAACCTTCCACTGTGAGATTTGCAATGTCAGAGTCAACTCTGAGATGCAGCTTAAACag CATATTTCCAGCCGGAGACATCGAGATGGAGTTGCAGGGAAACCCAATCCTCTACTTAGTCGTCATAAGAAGCGTGTGGATTTCATG GAACTTCCCAAAACCCTAGGGGCGGGACTTTTACCAAACCCTCTGGCTGTCGCGGCAGCCATGGCCGCTGCGGCATCCTCCAATCAGCTGGCACTGCGCCCTCCTGGCCCGCCGACCCACCCGCACCCCCATCACCACCTGCTACAGGGGGCACCCCTCGGCTTGCTGAGGCCCGCCCCGGGCCCCATTCGCACTACGCACGGGCCAATCCTCTTCACTCCGTACTAA
- the LOC133507404 gene encoding zinc finger protein 385A-like isoform X1, translated as MILGSVNRAGPVPAFLRSPAVIPPSPLDMKPFLQFPLESPHPATLGLFHNFNTMDPVQKAVMTHTFGHPMVKTKRPIISCNVCQIRFNSESQAEAHYKGNRHARRVKGIETSKTARLQDGDKQHPPPTTSPSPSGPSPSNLDPDPNKQDDTQSCPTSESPLIPNQITTPTVSSAEAECPFLASAGAPLPSSPLPAGIVNTPPADSAGAVLPDTPSPAPSPPSGESEEEKAKKLLYCSLCKVAVNSLSQLEAHNKGTKHKTILEARSGLGPIKAYPRLSLKGSPEELSSDPNTQERTFHCEICNVRVNSEMQLKQHISSRRHRDGVAGKPNPLLSRHKKRVDFMELPKTLGAGLLPNPLAVAAAMAAAASSNQLALRPPGPPTHPHPHHHLLQGAPLGLLRPAPGPIRTTHGPILFTPY; from the exons GAAGTGTAAACCGAGCGGGGCCGGTCCCTGCCTTCCTCAGGAGCCCAGCCGTCATCCCACCATCCCCGCTTGACATGAAGCCCTTCCTACAATTCCCCCTGGAATCACCGCACCCTGCAACCTTGGGTCTCTTCCACAACTTTAATACA ATGGACCCTGTGCAGAAGGCCGTCATGACGCACACTTTCGGGCATCCCATGGTGAAAACAAAGCGCCCCATCATCTCCTGCAATGTCTGTCAAATACGTTTCAACTCCGAG AGCCAAGCAGAGGCACACTATAAGGGCAACCGGCACGCTCGCAGAGTTAAGGGCATTGAGACGTCAAAGACAGCTCGTCTTCAAGATGGCGACAAGCAGCACCCTCCCCCCACAACTTCACCCTCCCCATCAGGCCCCTCACCATCCAACCTGGATCCTGATCCGAATAAGCAGG ATGACACCCAATCCTGTCCCACCTCTGAATCACCTTTGATCCCGAACCAAATCACAACACCCACAGTGAGCTCAGCGGAAGCAGAGTGTCCCTTCTTGGCATCTGCGGGCGCACCTTTGCCGTCCTCCCCCTTGCCGGCCGGCATCGTCAACACGCCGCCTGCAGACTCGGCAGGAGCGGTCCTTCCTGATACCCCGTCTCCGGCTCCCAGCCCTCCCTCTGGGGAGTCTGAGGAAGAGAAAGCCAAGAAGCTTCTCTACTGCTCCTTATGTAAAGTTGCAGTTAATTCCCTCTCACAGCTGGAGGCCCATAACAAAG gtacaaaacacaaaacaatcctGGAGGCACGGAGTGGACTGGGGCCTATTAAAGCCTACCCACGTCTAAGTCTGAAAGGCAGCCCCGAGGAGCTGTCATCTGACCCCAACACTCAGGAACGAACCTTCCACTGTGAGATTTGCAATGTCAGAGTCAACTCTGAGATGCAGCTTAAACag CATATTTCCAGCCGGAGACATCGAGATGGAGTTGCAGGGAAACCCAATCCTCTACTTAGTCGTCATAAGAAGCGTGTGGATTTCATG GAACTTCCCAAAACCCTAGGGGCGGGACTTTTACCAAACCCTCTGGCTGTCGCGGCAGCCATGGCCGCTGCGGCATCCTCCAATCAGCTGGCACTGCGCCCTCCTGGCCCGCCGACCCACCCGCACCCCCATCACCACCTGCTACAGGGGGCACCCCTCGGCTTGCTGAGGCCCGCCCCGGGCCCCATTCGCACTACGCACGGGCCAATCCTCTTCACTCCGTACTAA
- the LOC133507404 gene encoding zinc finger protein 385A-like isoform X3, whose protein sequence is MLSKTTESFGMDPVQKAVMTHTFGHPMVKTKRPIISCNVCQIRFNSESQAEAHYKGNRHARRVKGIETSKTARLQDGDKQHPPPTTSPSPSGPSPSNLDPDPNKQDDTQSCPTSESPLIPNQITTPTVSSAEAECPFLASAGAPLPSSPLPAGIVNTPPADSAGAVLPDTPSPAPSPPSGESEEEKAKKLLYCSLCKVAVNSLSQLEAHNKGTKHKTILEARSGLGPIKAYPRLSLKGSPEELSSDPNTQERTFHCEICNVRVNSEMQLKQHISSRRHRDGVAGKPNPLLSRHKKRVDFMELPKTLGAGLLPNPLAVAAAMAAAASSNQLALRPPGPPTHPHPHHHLLQGAPLGLLRPAPGPIRTTHGPILFTPY, encoded by the exons ATGCTGAGTAAAACCACAGAAAGTTTTGGG ATGGACCCTGTGCAGAAGGCCGTCATGACGCACACTTTCGGGCATCCCATGGTGAAAACAAAGCGCCCCATCATCTCCTGCAATGTCTGTCAAATACGTTTCAACTCCGAG AGCCAAGCAGAGGCACACTATAAGGGCAACCGGCACGCTCGCAGAGTTAAGGGCATTGAGACGTCAAAGACAGCTCGTCTTCAAGATGGCGACAAGCAGCACCCTCCCCCCACAACTTCACCCTCCCCATCAGGCCCCTCACCATCCAACCTGGATCCTGATCCGAATAAGCAGG ATGACACCCAATCCTGTCCCACCTCTGAATCACCTTTGATCCCGAACCAAATCACAACACCCACAGTGAGCTCAGCGGAAGCAGAGTGTCCCTTCTTGGCATCTGCGGGCGCACCTTTGCCGTCCTCCCCCTTGCCGGCCGGCATCGTCAACACGCCGCCTGCAGACTCGGCAGGAGCGGTCCTTCCTGATACCCCGTCTCCGGCTCCCAGCCCTCCCTCTGGGGAGTCTGAGGAAGAGAAAGCCAAGAAGCTTCTCTACTGCTCCTTATGTAAAGTTGCAGTTAATTCCCTCTCACAGCTGGAGGCCCATAACAAAG gtacaaaacacaaaacaatcctGGAGGCACGGAGTGGACTGGGGCCTATTAAAGCCTACCCACGTCTAAGTCTGAAAGGCAGCCCCGAGGAGCTGTCATCTGACCCCAACACTCAGGAACGAACCTTCCACTGTGAGATTTGCAATGTCAGAGTCAACTCTGAGATGCAGCTTAAACag CATATTTCCAGCCGGAGACATCGAGATGGAGTTGCAGGGAAACCCAATCCTCTACTTAGTCGTCATAAGAAGCGTGTGGATTTCATG GAACTTCCCAAAACCCTAGGGGCGGGACTTTTACCAAACCCTCTGGCTGTCGCGGCAGCCATGGCCGCTGCGGCATCCTCCAATCAGCTGGCACTGCGCCCTCCTGGCCCGCCGACCCACCCGCACCCCCATCACCACCTGCTACAGGGGGCACCCCTCGGCTTGCTGAGGCCCGCCCCGGGCCCCATTCGCACTACGCACGGGCCAATCCTCTTCACTCCGTACTAA
- the gpr84 gene encoding G-protein coupled receptor 84: MLLNVTNQTEDDFSCYSASVEVYRYFAVLWGCAVTITGTVGNLMTILAFASDSQLRTRFNVLIVNLALADLLYCTILQPISVDSYLHLRWRSGKLWCRTFGLLLFLSNSVSIITLCLVAMSRYLLVAKRAVFDRVFSDCGLVSLLLSTWALGLASFGPLWSVYVFVPQVCTCSFHRTRGRPYTTILLFFYFFVGLSCVGTFYLLIYRRVRVASKALLRYRLSRRSSKRKPAPSASGTDDSGVVSGMATVSSELSDQAKFVQSKDDVSGDNASPKTQDKPTNQLGESKPNPDTVTKSHSSPSVPATAASHTAVSGDDTEFKRVTRMCFAVFLCFVFCFVPFLLLNIADKRGRAPQVLHMFCANLTWLNSCINPVLYAVMNRQFRRAYQLLLTRAATPFTYLWSKKS; the protein is encoded by the coding sequence ATGTTGCTGAACGTCACCAACCAAACAGAGGACGACTTCTCCTGCTATAGCGCTTCAGTAGAAGTCTACCGCTACTTTGCAGTACTGTGGGGTTGCGCAGTCACAATCACTGGCACGGTGGGGAACCTGATGACCATTCTAGCTTTTGCCTCCGACTCACAACTGAGGACCCGCTTCAATGTGCTGATCGTCAATCTGGCTCTAGCTGATCTCCTCTACTGCACCATCCTGCAGCCAATCTCCGTGGATTCCTATCTGCACCTGAGATGGCGCAGCGGCAAGCTGTGGTGCAGGACCTTTGGCCTGCTCCTGTTCCTGTCCAACTCGGTCTCCATTATCACCCTCTGCCTCGTAGCTATGAGTCGATACCTCCTGGTCGCAAAAAGGGCCGTGTTTGACCGTGTTTTTTCAGACTGCGGCCTTGTTTCCCTCCTGCTGTCAACATGGGCTCTCGGCCTGGCCAGCTTCGGCCCGCTCTGGTCCGTTTATGTGTTTGTGCCTCAGGTGTGCACGTGCAGCTTCCATCGAACCAGGGGTCGGCCCTACACTACCATCTTGCTCTTTTTCTACTTCTTTGTTGGACTGAGCTGCGTCGGCACATTCTACCTCCTCATTTACCGTCGCGTCCGGGTTGCGTCAAAGGCCCTGCTCCGCTACAGGCTGAGCCGGCGGTCTTCCAAGAGGAAACCGGCTCCTTCAGCATCAGGCACTGATGACAGTGGTGTTGTAAGTGGGATGGCCACTGTGAGCAGTGAGCTGAGCGATCAGGCCAAATTTGTGCAGAGTAAAGACGACGTCAGTGGTGACAATGCATCGCCAAAAACACAAGACAAGCCAACAAATCAATTGGGGGAAAGCAAGCCAAACCCCGATACTGTCACTAAGTCACATTCAAGTCCGTCTGTGCCCGCCACTGCAGCATCCCACACAGCAGTTTCTGGAGATGATACAGAATTTAAGCGTGTGACGCGCATGTGTTTTGCAGTTTTcctgtgttttgtattttgcttTGTCCCATTCCTGTTACTCAATATTGCCGATAAGCGCGGCCGTGCCCCGCAGGTGCTGCACATGTTCTGTGCAAACCTCACCTGGCTCAACAGCTGCATCAACCCGGTGCTCTACGCGGTCATGAACCGTCAATTCCGAAGGGCCTATCAATTACTGCTCACCAGGGCAGCAACACCATTCACATACCTCTGGAGTAAGAAATCCTAA